Part of the Ictalurus punctatus breed USDA103 chromosome 9, Coco_2.0, whole genome shotgun sequence genome is shown below.
TCGAGGAGCTGAGAGAGCGTCTCTACAGGAAGAAAGCTGAGGTGTGTCTTACAGTGTGTTAAACCGAACAGACACTCGGTGTTACCAAAAATCTAATCCCAGTTCTAAATCACTGTCCCTCATACTGCATTGCTCTGTAACCATGACGATaatcataaacatgttagtaaTAAccgtaatttaaaaaaagacgaACGTGTATAATCACTGATATGATAAAGGTTTCCGTAAGGATgcgtttatttagcatttacggaaagagtctccagtttcagaggtaaagctataaCTTCCAAaatcttcagcacagaggagtttcttggtaacatgacaagctgcgtttttgttttttgacttcgagaggaaaaaaaagaggatttcGTGGATGTTCAACATTATATGTACCTATACATGGATAAACAGTATGTGTCCTTCGTTGATATATCACATATtgtaattgttgacaaattgctgtggtataagaggaataaaacacttgaggatgtgcttcatcacaccacatcacacgtCACtcattattttactataacagcatgacacacaGAGTTTTCTTACTTACACGGTTAgtattattaaacacacacacagatggagaAGAGCAGCTGTCCTGTTTAGGGTGTGTCGGAGGTCTTGGATGATTTTAGATTCCTGACTTGGggtgtggaaataaaataagatttctggctacacacacacgcacagacacacacacatacgtctTACTATACTTCTAAGATCTTtcctcaacaaaaaaaaactaacaaccatcaaactaaaaaaaaaccataataataatccttTGTTCAGTATAtgattttaaataagtaaatctctctctcctctacaGTTAGGGCGGATGAGCGCTCCCTCGTCCCCTCAGTCTGTTCCCATCACCTCTGGTCGCGTCGCAGCCGTGTTTCCCTACATCCAAGTTCCCACGGTGACTGGGAGGCAGGACGGAGGCTACCCTTTGACCCCCGACCCGCTTAAACCACACCCGCTTCCTGCCCAAATCAGCCACACTCGCTCCAGATCAGGTGAGTCTCTTTCTCTGAATGCTCCGATACTGACGTCCTGACGGTTGCTATGACGACGATCCACGCACATCTTTCCGAACTATCACAGATGCGAAGGCGGAGAGTTTTCCAGCAGTTTGCGCAAACTCTAGACCTCGGGCAGATTGGGAATTTTATCATGAAACTGCATATCAGATCGATGGATCGTTTTAATCAGTTTCTCCAAATTTCTCTTCCTGTCATTTATACCATATTCTTCTAACGTAACACTTCAGTAACACTCACCTTTTATCTATATGAAAGTTCCAGAAAATTCCACTCCATCCTCTCATCCACAATCATCTTTACACTTTATGAATTCAtccttttttgccattttttctaACACGTTTTCTTTTGTATCCTGTCATGTCTTTCCTCCTCCATTCTCTGTATTTGTTTCCCCTGTCCGtcgtcaatgtgtgtgtgtgtgtgtgtgtgtgtgtatggggtttTTTGGTTGGATTGGTGTGTGTGCACAACCTAAGACGTCGATAGAGTGAGGAAGCCTGCGGGACCGTGGAAGGTCTCAGACCTAGACGTCGTAGTGAACCGCGAGGTGACCCTTGACCCCAGAGACCATCCCACCCGTGAGTTTACAGCTGTGGTAGTCGGTGAAAAAAGTTTTGAGTTTTTCTTCGGCTATTTCTGTGTTTTGTACGGTAgttcagaaataaaacagaatttttAACGTCTGAAGGAGTAAAGGTGAGGCAACAGGATTTTCAGTTGAAAATCTTGAAGATGTTCCTTCTAGAAACATCTGAGATACTCGTTCGATTgactttcttttaaataaaacagcacaTACAGAAATACTAGCTTCTAGGATGGCAGGGGTAGGAGCTTAAGTGCCTCTGGATAGTAAAGTACCTGAGAACTCCTCAGAGCGCCTGTAGAAGGAAGAGCTTGTGCTCTTCAGATTGGCTGTAGATGGAGTTTGCGCTCTTCAGACTAGCTGTACATGGAGCTTGCACTCTTCAGACTGGCTGTAGAAGCAGCATGTGGTCCTCAGATTGGCTGTAGATGGAGCTTGTGCTCTTCAGATTGACTGTACATGGAGCTTGCGCTCTTCAGACTGGCTGTAGAAGCAGCATGTGGTCCTCAGATTGGCTGTAGATGGAGCTTGCGCTCTTCAGATTGGTTGTACATGGAGCTTGCGCTCTTCAGACTGGCTGTAGATGGAGCTTGTGCTCTTCAGATTGGCTGTAGAAGGAGCATGTGGACCTCAGATTGGCTGTAGATGGAGCTTGTGGTCCTTATGATGGCAGAAAAAGGAGTTTATGATGCTTAGGATGGTAGGAGAAAGAGCTTAATGTCCTTATATTATGGTAGGAGAAAGAACTTGTCGTACTAAAAATGACAGGAAGAGGAGCATGAATACCTCACATTAGTGGGAAAAAAGAAGTTTGTAGGCTTCAGGATGGCGGAAGCATCAACCTGTGGCTCTCAAGATCACAAGAGTAGAAGCCTGAGTAATTCAGTATGGCAGGAGGAGCAGATTTTAGAGCATGGTACAGTAACTATTGGTCCTCAGGATAGGTACGCAATTAGAGATACAATTGATGCTGAAGGCTGCAAAATGTCAACTCTTTgggaatatacagtatgtagatGTAGCAGGTAGTATAGCTTGAAGATGTAGGAGAAAGTAACGCAAAAAATTTCCAGAAAAAACAGGACATTTCTGACAAACCAAGTGCTTATAGGAGGTGAACCTATGGTTCCTGGTTCAGTGATTGAGGAACTTTAAAACTGACTGGACTCTTCCATTTTCAGCCCTGTCATCAAACTAGCCTTACCAtatttattataagatattCCTAAGGGGTTCCAGCTTTCAtcccaacaaaaacaacaaccacaacgACACGGTTTGACCTCCTCCACCCTGAGAACCACGGCAGATGAATTAAACgtcctgtttctctggaaacgTTGCGTTCTACAAGTCTACAACTTCTACTCCATCCACTATCTCTAGTATCTGAAGTACGCTGCAGTTACGTCCTATATTTATTATACACCTCTACAAGGACAAGTAACAGCTCCGGGATTAAAATACGATAAGAACAGAGTGGCCTACTTCTTAAAGAAGTGAAAAGATAAAAAGCATCTCCTTTCGGTTGGCTTTTGCTTTAATGTCGGTCCTGTTTGAAAACGGGACGCTGGAAACAGAGGATCGTTTTACTGTGGACCTTTCACGCTGATCCAGTTCTCGTTTCAGGAAAGATGAAGCACaaacttttctctttttagCTGAACACATCTGAGGTTCTGTTCCTTGGTGTGTATGTACAATGGTTTAAACCTGCTCTATGTATTATTCAGAAGAACAGAGGAAGTACACGCagtctgagagtgtgtgagagacttggctgggggggggagaaaaactTCACAGGAGTTCAGAAGGTCATTGAATTCAATGGAGGCTGCAGCTGCTGTTATGTAACTCGATTTATTTTCGTAGGAGGCCCTGAGCAGGTTATAACAAATTGCATCATTGAATTAAGCCTACAGTAGCCTCTCAATCCTCGAAGTCACAGCCTGACATGTTTAACCTTTCCTGCTTGGCTTCGAATGAATTTTTAGTAGTCTGAAACGGATCACAACGTTACAGCTTCTGTAAAGAACGTACTGTTTTTGAATATTATTTTGTATCATAGAGATGATGCTCAGGCCAAAATCGAAAGAGATGACCCCAGGTCAATGGGAAAGTGTCACTCTTtgtcaatacacacacaaacacgcgcacacacacacacacacacgcacacataaacAGAGCGCCATTGTAATCTCTTTAGCCTGATCTGGGAAGAGGACGCTCCACAAATACACTCCACGCCAAGCCGTGATTAGCGGAGTCTTAAGCGTCGAGTGTTTAGTCTTAGGTGTGTTGTGTCTCTGAACATTTTGACCGTTTCTGTTTATACCTCATTTCTCCCCTCTCGCTCCGTCCTACCTTACAGCAAACGATGCAAATTGGAACATGGCCTCTCTCAAAGCCCCGGACTGGAAGGATACGAGGCAGAACCCGGGCAAAATGGCTGCCGGTGAAAAGGTGAGACGTTGAACTCTGTATGACACCGAGTTACGCAGTTATGtttaattctttctttatttacgTTAATAATCCTTAACTCTTAGTATACGTTATAATGAAGTATAAGTTTAGTTCGTTTTTAAGCTAAACGTTAAGAATTCATGGTGGACGATTCCACACTTTCTCTCCTTACTCACGAAattattacactttatttaattatttagcGTATTGTTTTCCGTGTAGTCATTAAATAATATTTGCAAATAGAGAACTATTTGTTTAATGGCATTAATTATTTacagcgcttttttttttttaaacttaacattaatatttaatttttattgaattatttatgcataatatgttttagtatttatttcaattcttagtatttattaatgtatttatgtaaatgtatttatttatttatttatttattattgtatttatttgtgcttTTGTGATCGTTCGTGTCACATAGATTActttttgtaatgaaattacTGTAAGATCCGTACGGCGTAAAGCGTCAGTAAGGGGCGGAGTTTTCCCAGCTGCCTCTGAGGGGTGAGATGTTAGAAACGATTGTAGAGttgaatctaaaaaaaaatgttgtttttattaataatttgtgACTAGCCGGTAGATGtgtaattgttagtgtaaaaaGAGCTAAACTTTAAAACTAACAGATACATAAAGCGAAAGATAAATAATGAGCATTTTAGTGAAAAatcttttaattaaagaaaatgtattctaagttttatttttttttataaaagtatCACCCTATTAATGACACCCTAAGTAAAGATGGGTTAAAAAGCAGTGatgaaaaatgtctttgtggTTAATTAACTTAATCACAGTCTGAAAATCAAAtcttatattttaatatttatttttaataatcgcttttatttatctttaccaagggtgccaataattatggagctGGAGCTgactgtgataaaaaaaaaaaaaagaagaagaaaatgatgaTATACTCTGTCCTCCACTGATATACTCTCTCCTCCACTACAGGGATCTCCTAAAGTACTGGGCACTATAACAACCTTGTCCAAACATCCGCCCCCAATCTATGGCACGTACCCCAGCGTGGGGCATCACTCCACCGTCTGTGCCACTAACTCTCTGCCCCGCTCAGCACCAGGCACTCTATCCTGGCACAGATCCTCCGGTTCCTCATCGCAGCAGATCCAGCAGAGGATCACCGTCCCTCCGAGTCCCACGTCCTCGGCCGGCTCGCCCATCTTACCCCAGAGCGAGAGAAGTAACGATGCCCCTCTGGCTGCAGCGGTTCGACCGTTTTATACGGACCGGGGGTCACGACCTCAGTCACCTCGGAAAGGTCCTGCTACGATGAACTCCAGCTCTATCTATCACGTTTACCTGCAGCAGCCAACGGCCAAAAACTACCAAAGCAGCAGCACCAGAGCTGCAGTCAAAGCAGGTAAGTTCAAAGAAAAGGCAACTTGGGAAGCTTCACACattattatttagttaattaattaaattagatagatagataaatagatagatagatagatacatacatacataaacaccaCAACCTTGTTAAACagaatgtttattttcttcatgCTGCTTCCTTTTCTGTTTTCAGTCTATGGAAAGCCATTGCTGCCGAGCTCAATCTCCTCGTCCCCTGTTCCCTTCCAGCATCAATCCTCCAGAGACGATTCGGAGCGCGAGTCCGAACCCGAGATCACCCACAGTCCTCAACCCAGCGTGGAGAACATCCCTCGGCCCCTGAGCCCCACCAAGCTCACCCCGGCTCACTCGCCCCTGCGCTACCAGAGCGACATCGACCTGGAGGTGCTGAGGAGGAAGCTCGCCAACGCTCCTCGTCCTCTTAAAAAGCGAAGCTCCATCACCGAGCCTGAGGGTCCGAACGGTCCGAACATCCAGAAGCTTCTCTACCAACGCTTCAACACGCTCGCTGGAGGCATGGAAACGGTCACACCATTCTTCCAACCAGACACCGCCCTTAATTTAGCAGGCGATGTTTCTGATTCCGTTAATGGAAATGTAATGGCTGCAACTAAAAAAGCCGCCATAGCGCCAATGCCACCGCCTGTTTCAGAGCCcgcaccatcaccatcacccgCATCCGACTCTAACGAGAATCGACCGGCTCAAACGGCTAATCGTACAGAAATTACGGAGACTACAGACACCACCGATCCTAAAGAAGGTCCCGAGGACAGTCATAACAACAATCGGACATCGTTAGACGAACACGTAGAGTCCACGCCAGAGGAGAAGGAAGACGCGGAGCAGAACACGGTGAGCGTCACACCAGGGCATTACGAGAATAATATCACTAGGGACACAAACATTCCAGGTGCTTTCACATACGCAGAGTTTTAGTCTGTTTGAACAGAACCTTAGTGTGTTCTGTCCTGTAGTGCGGTTCTTTATGCAGGTGAGAAAACGGCAATCGCGCTCGGGTCCGAGAGCGTCTGAGTGACGCGGTCGCTCACTTGAACTCAGGGAACTCGGTGAGAAAGTGATTCGAGTCTGAATCGACTCCGCTGCAGGAAACGAATCAAGTATGCTGTTGTGTTTCAGGCATTTTTGTCGATTTGCTTTTACTTCTAAAATGAACTGCAAACTGGAGCGACAAACAGAGCTGTAGAACTGGAGAAATGTTATGCTATGTGGAGATTCTGGAGGTTTGaatcaacaaaacaaaagcaaatgagtaaataaacgCCAGACGCGACACACCAAGTGTTTTTTCTATCACGAATCAGAAGaattaatttctttaaattaaatccataaggataaattcatacatttaaaatctcaaTCCcgaatttatacatttctgtaaagctgctttgggacaacgtccattgttaaaagtgctacacaaataaaactgaattgaattgaagtgaatCAATTCAAGACTAACGTGTGTAAGTTCAAATCCCTGCACAGAAAAAGAGACTTattctttggataaaagcgtgaATGTTATTAAGCTGCTTTTTCATTCAGGGAATAAATCTCATGTTCTTATTTCTGATCGAATGCTAGGTGAAGAGGACGAACCTGAAAAAGCCTGGGTCTGAGAGGACGGGTCACGGTCTCAGAGTGAAGTTTAACCCTCTGGCGCTGCTCCTGGACGCGTCCCTGGAGGGCGAGTTTGACCTGGTGCAAAGGATCATATATGAGGTACACAACAGCCTTAAAATACAAcaattactaccactactactactactaataataataatattaaaatgatgAGAGACGCTGTGATGTGGACTCGCGTCACAAATCTGATGACTTCAAACTCGACATAATTACAAATGGTTGGTGTTCCCAGTAACCAGTAGTTTCTTTGGGAGTTAAAATAAGTTagtaccacagcgctgttgacttctggattgtgattggtcagaagagaaGCTGCTGATtaatttactataacagcaaatcacaggtgtatattaatgcgctcgtttgtatcaatacgttatcgtttctatagtaacagctcattgtACAGCGTACAGACGGACTAAAAATctgtgaagctttctgtaagaggatgtttatttaacatttacatgtacagtaaCTTTAAGTTATCTGACATCTTTtcactttgcagtttctcagtaacgtgaCGAGCTGCGGTTTTTTATTCTTCTCATTAACGTCAAgatagaaaacaaaaagagaggctggtgaaggaatgactgtttatagctgctataatgcaaataagaacaggaagtaacttgtttcgcgaacattaaatgtagctttaaatgaataaatagtatGACGTGTATACAGATTGttattgttggcaaattgctgtggtatagaggaaaaaaacataCTTGTTATAGtaaaacttcagggtggtaagagtaacaACCCCAACAAGCCTCTTGGGTTTTATTTCAGGTGGAGAACCCCAGCACTCCGAATGATGAAGGCATCACGCCGCTGCACAACGCTGTGTGCGCTGGTCATTATCACATCGTGAAGTTCCTGCTGGATTTCGGCGTGAACATCAATGCAGCAGACAGCGACGGATGGTACAAACTACGACGCAAACGAACCGATATCTTATCCGAGTAAATTCAAATGTAGTAGTAAATGAATCTCTTTGCACATGACAGGACGCCGCTGCACTGCGCCGCCTCGTGTAACAGCGTACATTTGTGTAAGCTCCTGGTGGAGTCAGGGGCGGCCATCTTTGCCACCACTATCAGTGATGTGGAGACGGCGGCAGATAAGTGTGAGGAAATGGAGAACGGCTACGTGCAGTGCTCGCAGTTTCTCTACGGTGAGACAAAAAACGAGGATTTTACACGGAAAGTTCTCCATTTAGAATCCGAATTTGTTTTATCAAGTCAGGTTTGTTATGGTAATTAGAGTTctcaatttctttaaaaaaaaaaacaaacaaaaaaaaaaaacccacgcaTCTTAGGTGAATACTTTCATTCTTTCCAGAAATTTtctgaaattgaattgaataatagGGATGAAGTGATGAAATAAAATCTGTGCCCTCAGGCTGTTAAACCCTCTGGTTCTCTCTCAGGTGTGCAGGAGAAGTTGGGGGTGATGAATAAGGGGACCGTTTACGCTTTGTGGGATTATGAAGCTCAGAGTCCAGACGAGCTCTCGTTCCGTGATGGAGATGCTTTAACGGTGCTGAAGCGCAGAGACGAGAGTGAGACTGAGTGGTGGTGGGCCAGACTTAATGACAAGGAGGGCTATGTTCCACGAAATCTGCTTGGGGTAAGCACGAAAAGTCCACCtgagaataaatatttaatataaaccaTCGCTGAGACTGActgacacaaaggccacgcctccttcgctgAAATTGACACGCACAAAttccacacctccttcactgtggacagatacataggccacacctccttcattggacctgacacagaggccacgccttctttatTGCATttgacacaaaggccacacctccttcactgtgactgacagacataacggccacaccccctttactgggactgacacacagaggccacaccccctttactgggactgacacacagaggtcacacctccattactgggactgatacagaagccacacctcctttacttgACCTGTCACAGAGGCTACACCTCCTTTACTTGACCTGTCACAGAGGctacacctcctttactgggtcTGACAGAGAAGCCATACCTCCattactgggactgacacagaagccacacctcctttactggatCTGTCACAGAGGctacacctcctttactggacctgtcacagaagccacacctcctttactggacCTGTCACAGAGGCTACACCTCCattactgggactgacacagaagccacacctccattactgggactgacacagaagccacacctcctttactggacCTGACACAGAGGCCATACCTCCTTTACTGGACCTGACACAGAGGCCATACCTCCTTTACTGGACGTGACACAGAGGttacacctcctttactgggactgacacagaggccacgccttgtTTACCGagactgacacagaggccatgccttctTTACCGagactgacacagaggccacaccttctttacTGGACCTGACACAGAAGCCTCACCTCCTTTACTGGAACTTACGCACAGAGGctacacctcctttactgggactgacacacagaggctacacctcctttactgggactgacacacagaggccacacctttactgggactgacacatagaggccacacctcctttactggacctgacacagaggccatacctcctttactgggactgacacacagaggttACACCTCCTTTATTGGGACTGATACTGTGCCTGTTGCTGTACCAAGGATATTagaataaatttttatttattttctctattttttcTGTAGTTGTACCCGAGGATTAAACCTCGACAGCGGTCCCTGGCGTAGCGCCCCCTGATGGACAGGAGCCCCAGCTGAACATTTTGCCCCCATTTTCATCTTTTAGTGCCACTAAAGATAAGAGGAGTGTGGCAGCTAGAAACTGAGACTGAAGCTTGGATTTATTTATCTGCCAGAAGAGATTTGGTGATCAGAGCTCCGTTTTCAGCCTGCAAAATGGATCTTatttggatcttttttttttttaaatcctgttcCCTTTCACCCACATGTCTGTCGGGTGAAAACGCACCGGTTTTCCCGTTTCCTTTTGTactattgtgtgtttgtgggacGTGAGAGTGAGGACATTCTGAGACAGCTGAGGAAGAGagatttgtatatttttgttggACAAAGGAAAGACTCGTTGGATGGATCGTTGTCTACTGAacgaaaggaaggaaggagttAGAAAGTGCAGAGAGGCAGAGATGTTGAAATGAGAGCGCAGAGGAAATGTTGAAGAGTGGTATAAGAGATGAAAAGTAGTATGTTAAATAAGTGATGGTGGCAGTCAAGTCGTGAAAAATGGTATAAGTCTGCGTTTTCCATCCAGGAGGAAAAATAAAGGCCGCGCACACCTGCATTTCTACGTTAAAGCCAAATGTACACGAACAGCCGAGACGTGTTCGGCCACGAGGCTAATGAGCCTCCAGTTTTGCATATCATCTCACGTGCTCCACAAAAGTcattgttctgtttttaaaaataacagaacGAATCCGTTACATATGCAGTTAAACTGATGGCCTTGTAGCTCAAGTGAAAAAAACGAATGAAGCAAATCCCAGACACCGACTGCGTCTCAGTAGATTGTCTACGTTTGGTgttaataaaatgtcatttagcCTGAATTGTTTCGTATGCTGTATTGATctcctgtttgtttttaaaagctcTTTATAACGCAGACGCGATGAAATGCTTTAAGGGTTCTTGTGTATGGGTGATGTATTTGGGAGCGaataataatcataacaacaacaacaataataataataataataataataataataataataataataataataatgcagtgtAACAGGCCTGATTCGGCATCTGCAACATCATTCATGCTACATGCCATGTAAATGTGCACAATAAAGACGTTCTCACATTGGGAACCATCAGAATGACGGgttgtttattttgtataatataattatttttcaaataattttagTATGCAGTTAATTCTATGACGTGATTAATTGTGTTTTAATTGTAAGAAATAACCTGATTTTGAGCATCACATCCCACATTTGAGCACTTCGGTCGAGGTTCGAATTGACGGACTCGTTTAAATCACACATGAAGAGAAAATACATGTAAGGAATGAACAGAAGTGCACTGAGTTTGAGTTTTATACTCAGATTTGGGAATTTAATCCAATTGAAAAAAAGGACTTCTCTTGCTCTACGTTACACTTTATGTAATTACACAGAGATCTGACTTTCTATTCTGTACAGATATTTGATTGAAGATGTCGACAATCATTAGAGTTCttagataaaaaacaaaacaaaacaaaaacactgactGCAGCTTTAATGTCAGAGCATTAATGGTGTGTGTCTCTTATTGCTGATCGTGCATTTACTAGGGTAATCAGTTAGTCACTGATAAACAACCTTTGGACTGTGAGAAAGCAGCTGTTAGCTGTTATATTAAGTCTCCCTGTGAGCTGCAGTTTTATACTCTGATTGCACTGCACCTGCTTGAAGGTAGGCAAGAAAACtgttttattaacattaaaatcgTGAGTTAATCTTAAATCCAGCAAAGCTGCATGGCAGTTTGAGCTCTGAGCTGGGGGGAGGAAACAGTGTAGATGATCAGGTATGTTTTCTAGCATAATGCTTGATAGTTGCAAGCAAGTAAAGTTTGGACCAGATAAACCAGTAGAGCCCAGTATAAGCCTGAATAAAACCAGTTTGGACCCGCATGGCATGTTCCTTtaagctgctgctgttgttttttctcgGCAGGAAGTGCAACTAGATTTGCCATTATTCTATATTGTGCATTGCAGGTACTTTGTCtacccatcatcatcatcaacatgtCGGACGTGCAGGGATTTCACATTAACTCTCCTCTTATTGAGAGCATTGGCATGTCCAAGCGGCTCGGCTCCCCCGTTTATTTGAAGATGGAAAGCTCCCAACCTTCCGGGTCGTTTAAAATCAGAGGGATCGGACACCTGATTCAACAGGTGAGCAGAAATTAACACACCCCTCCGCCGGTATGCACAGGAACGTACATTAAtgtattagtttttttttttttttttttttagccaaatAGACGAGTGCAACAACGCCATCGATTACCTGCTTGTTAAATTCCTATTATAATAAAACGAACGGAATTTAGAAACTGTTTACGATTACCCGGCTTTAAATTCATatctgcattttctttcttagaTATTTTTTGTAGTCCATTTTGTCTTCCTGTATAACAAAAACACGGAAGTTACATTGTTCCTAAACCAATCGGATACCGCTGGCTCATCCGGGTATTACGCCTACGCAGCACTTTCTCAACTAGTTAGCATTTTTAGAGTATTAAGCATTTTTTTAGAATATTAAttcaaaaaaaataagcatttttagaatattaatatttaatattaataatagattaattaaatacataaaataaatttgaaataaaCCTAACTGACGCTAACTACCGAGCGAACGTTCCTAGTCGCTAACCGGGCAGGGCAGCGGTGTTCATGGGAAgtgtagttttttgtttgtttgtttgtttttttttttttttttttttttttttttttttttttttacagcgcTGTAGTACTAGTGGAATGAGCGGGAAAACGTATTCAAATTTAATTCTAAATGTTAATATAAGCAAAAATATCGAACATTGTGGACATAATGTATAATTTAGCGGTTTTTAAGAATCCATGACTCACCAGAAATGCCTTAAAAGTGaggtttaaaaatgtataaaaactaAATGAATGAGGAGAAATTACTTCCGGGATCAAAGTGACATAATCACC
Proteins encoded:
- the ppp1r13ba gene encoding protein phosphatase 1, regulatory subunit 13Ba isoform X6, which produces MEWKHIEAVQEFTAEGQCSKIEVRSCLISWDSAQMGPPRVELTLSELQEMAVRQQQQIEAQQQMLMAKEQRLRYLKQQEPHQGPATPESEKLQRLRERVENQEAKLKKIRAMRGQVDYSKLINGNLSAEIEHVSSLFQEKQVELQQAVMKVEQLTQQLEELRNKRITESQPAGGSALELHKLYQELQMRNKLNQEQNSKLQQHKDMLNKRNLEVSMMDRRIEELRERLYRKKAELGRMSAPSSPQSVPITSGRVAAVFPYIQVPTVTGRQDGGYPLTPDPLKPHPLPAQISHTRSRSDVDRVRKPAGPWKVSDLDVVVNREVTLDPRDHPTPNDANWNMASLKAPDWKDTRQNPGKMAAGEKGSPKVLGTITTLSKHPPPIYGTYPSVGHHSTVCATNSLPRSAPGTLSWHRSSGSSSQQIQQRITVPPSPTSSAGSPILPQSERSNDAPLAAAVRPFYTDRGSRPQSPRKGPATMNSSSIYHVYLQQPTAKNYQSSSTRAAVKAVYGKPLLPSSISSSPVPFQHQSSRDDSERESEPEITHSPQPSVENIPRPLSPTKLTPAHSPLRYQSDIDLEVLRRKLANAPRPLKKRSSITEPEGPNGPNIQKLLYQRFNTLAGGMETVTPFFQPDTALNLAGDVSDSVNGNVMAATKKAAIAPMPPPVSEPAPSPSPASDSNENRPAQTANRTEITETTDTTDPKEGPEDSHNNNRTSLDEHVESTPEEKEDAEQNTVKRTNLKKPGSERTGHGLRVKFNPLALLLDASLEGEFDLVQRIIYEVENPSTPNDEGITPLHNAVCAGHYHIVKFLLDFGVNINAADSDGWTPLHCAASCNSVHLCKLLVESGAAIFATTISDVETAADKCEEMENGYVQCSQFLYGVQEKLGVMNKGTVYALWDYEAQSPDELSFRDGDALTVLKRRDESETEWWWARLNDKEGYVPRNLLGLYPRIKPRQRSLA
- the ppp1r13ba gene encoding protein phosphatase 1, regulatory subunit 13Ba isoform X2, whose amino-acid sequence is MKRFWTLFVRRLFDASKARPWLQKRIQKKEEKTEHNSINTNGHEDSAGPDKSFIPVFLSSSEKVLTEVPVTAETRCKDVVEFCREAGESGCRLVQVCKGKESAIPSDHLMLDYLQKLGQRRQEVKFYLRHENERNSKGRQTSEQLSRKMMGRMDRFCVNGMGPPRVELTLSELQEMAVRQQQQIEAQQQMLMAKEQRLRYLKQQEPHQGPATPESEKLQRLRERVENQEAKLKKIRAMRGQVDYSKLINGNLSAEIEHVSSLFQEKQVELQQAVMKVEQLTQQLEELRNKRITESQPAGGSALELHKLYQELQMRNKLNQEQNSKLQQHKDMLNKRNLEVSMMDRRIEELRERLYRKKAELGRMSAPSSPQSVPITSGRVAAVFPYIQVPTVTGRQDGGYPLTPDPLKPHPLPAQISHTRSRSDVDRVRKPAGPWKVSDLDVVVNREVTLDPRDHPTPNDANWNMASLKAPDWKDTRQNPGKMAAGEKGSPKVLGTITTLSKHPPPIYGTYPSVGHHSTVCATNSLPRSAPGTLSWHRSSGSSSQQIQQRITVPPSPTSSAGSPILPQSERSNDAPLAAAVRPFYTDRGSRPQSPRKGPATMNSSSIYHVYLQQPTAKNYQSSSTRAAVKAVYGKPLLPSSISSSPVPFQHQSSRDDSERESEPEITHSPQPSVENIPRPLSPTKLTPAHSPLRYQSDIDLEVLRRKLANAPRPLKKRSSITEPEGPNGPNIQKLLYQRFNTLAGGMETVTPFFQPDTALNLAGDVSDSVNGNVMAATKKAAIAPMPPPVSEPAPSPSPASDSNENRPAQTANRTEITETTDTTDPKEGPEDSHNNNRTSLDEHVESTPEEKEDAEQNTVKRTNLKKPGSERTGHGLRVKFNPLALLLDASLEGEFDLVQRIIYEVENPSTPNDEGITPLHNAVCAGHYHIVKFLLDFGVNINAADSDGWTPLHCAASCNSVHLCKLLVESGAAIFATTISDVETAADKCEEMENGYVQCSQFLYGVQEKLGVMNKGTVYALWDYEAQSPDELSFRDGDALTVLKRRDESETEWWWARLNDKEGYVPRNLLGLYPRIKPRQRSLA